Proteins found in one Candidatus Dormiibacterota bacterium genomic segment:
- a CDS encoding DNA polymerase III subunit alpha has translation MFASAGARPPFRGPIIATHPHPAPAAPTGAGDPSEPFVHLHTHTEYSLLDGAARIGELVDTAKRMGQPAVAITDHGVLYGAVEFTTAARRAGIKPIIGCEMYMAPRSRHDKEGKADRDPNHLVLIARDLTGYRNLVRLVSRSHLEGHYYKPRIDKELLAQHAEGLICLSACIGGELPQAILRGDMDAAESVARQHMEIFGPDNYLLELQDHGIPEEVEIRAGLVEMARRTGLPLVCTNDSHYVRAEDAEAHDILLCLQTGARRQEEKRFRFHGPQFYMAGGAEMTQRFAAYSEAASNTLAVAARCSLELPMGRTLLPRYSPIPEGLDADSYLRELCEQGLRERYPEPTREARERLAMELDVIRETGFAAYFLIVWDFIRAARCDGVKVGPGRGSAAGSLVAYVLRITNICPLRYGLIFERFLNRERVSMPDIDIDFDDRRRDRVIEYVQEKYGRDRVAQIITFGTMAARAAIRDVGRVLDVPLADVDRLAKLVPAQIGITLEKALENRELREVYDNEPWAKSIIDNARRLEGICRNASTHAAGVVIAPEPLENIVPLQRSTNDRDAMVTQFDMNGVQTIGLLKMDFLGLTNLSVIESAVENIRHTTGIELDIDTLPLDDPATYALLGRADTLGVFQLEAVGGKKILLDMQPQTLDDISAASALNRPGPIEGGLIDLYMKRKRGEEPVEYVLPELEPILSSTYGVIVYQDQVMKIASAVAGFTLGEADILRAAMGKKDKAKMALQREKFLAGAAGRGVDARRAEELFDLMAYFAGYGFNAAHSFSYALISYQTAYLKANHPLEYMTALLNSKAGDFDKLKQAILDSHARGLVVRPPDINRSGTGFVVGETDKREILYGLSHIKNVGEKVVETLLVARDEGGPFTSLLDLCLRAGGRDLNRRVLEALVRSGACDSLGDRATLLAVIDRAMDRAAQVRREREQGQTSLFGMPSDGDGGGDGPAPLPVEDLTPVGVVPAAEEDRLRWERELLGMYLSDHPLRRINDTLRTRCDTTIGELGPHLDGLMVQIGGAVRELRTVVPRRSSTGQRMAFLQIEDMSGSCEVVVFARTFEECASLLTPDSVVVVRGKVEAQSRGDDDERGGEPEPAKIIAEAVFGLEDPRLLTWRRNATVHLALGAAHVPLLGPLREALELHRGDAPVVLHVELPEKVDQVSLAEGFGVDPGPPLERAVTALLGEGSYRLELRRDRAAPRDPRRVRGRNGGAPPP, from the coding sequence ATGTTCGCCTCCGCCGGCGCCCGCCCCCCCTTCCGAGGACCCATCATCGCCACCCATCCTCACCCCGCGCCCGCCGCGCCGACCGGCGCGGGCGACCCGTCCGAGCCGTTCGTCCACCTCCACACCCACACCGAGTACTCGCTGCTCGACGGCGCGGCGCGGATCGGCGAGCTGGTCGACACGGCGAAGCGGATGGGCCAGCCGGCGGTGGCGATCACCGACCACGGGGTGCTCTACGGCGCGGTCGAGTTCACCACCGCGGCGCGCAGGGCCGGGATCAAGCCGATCATCGGCTGCGAGATGTACATGGCGCCGCGGTCGCGCCACGACAAGGAGGGCAAGGCCGACCGCGATCCCAACCACCTGGTGCTGATCGCGCGCGACCTCACCGGCTACCGCAACCTGGTCCGGCTGGTGAGCCGCTCCCACCTCGAGGGCCACTACTACAAGCCGCGCATCGACAAGGAGCTGCTCGCCCAGCACGCCGAGGGGCTGATCTGCCTCAGCGCCTGCATCGGCGGTGAGCTGCCCCAGGCGATCCTCCGCGGCGACATGGACGCCGCCGAGTCGGTGGCCCGGCAGCACATGGAGATCTTCGGCCCGGACAACTACCTGCTCGAGCTCCAGGACCACGGCATCCCCGAGGAGGTGGAGATCCGCGCCGGGCTGGTGGAGATGGCGCGGCGCACCGGGCTGCCGCTTGTCTGCACCAACGACTCCCACTACGTCCGGGCCGAGGACGCCGAGGCCCACGACATCCTCCTCTGCCTCCAGACCGGCGCCCGGCGGCAGGAGGAGAAGCGCTTCCGCTTCCACGGGCCCCAGTTCTACATGGCCGGCGGCGCCGAGATGACGCAGCGCTTCGCCGCCTACAGCGAGGCGGCGTCGAACACCCTGGCGGTGGCGGCGCGCTGCAGCCTCGAGCTGCCCATGGGCAGGACCCTGCTGCCCCGCTACTCGCCCATCCCCGAGGGCCTCGACGCCGACTCCTACCTGCGCGAGCTCTGCGAGCAGGGCCTGCGCGAGCGCTATCCCGAGCCCACCCGCGAGGCCCGCGAGCGGCTCGCCATGGAGCTCGACGTCATCCGCGAGACCGGCTTCGCCGCCTACTTCCTCATCGTCTGGGACTTCATCCGCGCCGCCCGCTGCGACGGCGTCAAGGTGGGGCCGGGCCGGGGCAGCGCGGCCGGCTCGCTGGTCGCCTACGTACTGCGCATCACCAACATCTGCCCGCTGAGGTACGGGCTGATCTTCGAGCGCTTCCTCAACCGCGAGCGGGTGTCGATGCCCGACATCGACATCGACTTCGACGACCGCCGCCGTGACCGCGTCATCGAGTACGTGCAGGAGAAGTACGGGCGCGACCGGGTCGCCCAGATCATCACCTTCGGCACGATGGCGGCCCGCGCCGCCATCCGCGACGTCGGCCGCGTCCTCGACGTACCGCTCGCCGACGTCGACCGCCTCGCCAAGCTGGTGCCCGCGCAGATCGGCATCACCCTGGAGAAGGCCCTCGAGAACCGCGAGCTGCGCGAGGTGTACGACAACGAGCCCTGGGCGAAGTCGATCATCGACAACGCCCGGCGCCTCGAGGGCATCTGCCGCAACGCCAGCACCCACGCCGCCGGGGTGGTGATCGCCCCCGAGCCGCTGGAGAACATCGTCCCGCTGCAGCGATCCACCAACGATCGCGACGCCATGGTCACCCAGTTCGACATGAACGGGGTGCAGACCATCGGCCTGCTGAAGATGGACTTCCTCGGCCTCACCAACCTCAGCGTCATCGAGTCGGCGGTCGAGAACATCAGGCACACGACCGGCATCGAGCTCGACATCGACACCCTGCCCCTCGACGATCCGGCGACGTACGCCCTGCTGGGGAGGGCCGACACCCTCGGGGTCTTCCAGCTGGAGGCGGTGGGCGGGAAGAAGATCCTGCTCGACATGCAGCCGCAGACCCTCGACGACATCAGCGCCGCATCGGCGCTGAACCGGCCGGGCCCGATCGAGGGCGGCCTCATCGACCTGTACATGAAGCGCAAGCGCGGCGAGGAGCCGGTCGAGTACGTGCTTCCCGAGCTCGAGCCGATCCTGTCCAGCACGTACGGCGTGATCGTGTACCAGGACCAGGTGATGAAGATCGCCTCCGCCGTGGCCGGCTTCACCCTCGGCGAGGCCGACATCCTCCGCGCCGCGATGGGCAAGAAGGACAAGGCGAAGATGGCGCTGCAGCGGGAGAAGTTCCTCGCGGGCGCAGCCGGTCGCGGTGTCGACGCGCGCAGGGCCGAGGAGCTCTTCGACCTGATGGCGTACTTCGCGGGGTACGGGTTCAACGCCGCGCACAGCTTCAGCTACGCGCTCATCTCGTACCAGACCGCCTACCTGAAGGCGAATCATCCGCTCGAGTACATGACCGCCCTGCTCAACAGCAAGGCGGGCGACTTCGACAAGCTCAAGCAGGCCATCCTCGACTCCCATGCGCGGGGACTGGTGGTGCGTCCCCCGGACATCAACCGCAGCGGCACCGGGTTCGTGGTCGGCGAGACCGACAAGCGCGAGATCCTCTACGGGCTCTCCCACATCAAGAACGTCGGCGAGAAGGTGGTCGAGACCCTGCTCGTCGCCCGCGACGAGGGCGGGCCGTTCACCTCGCTGCTCGACCTCTGCCTCCGCGCCGGCGGACGCGACCTCAACCGGCGGGTGCTCGAGGCGCTGGTGCGCAGCGGCGCCTGCGACAGCCTCGGCGACCGCGCCACCCTGCTCGCCGTCATCGACCGTGCCATGGACCGCGCCGCGCAGGTGCGGCGCGAGCGCGAGCAGGGGCAGACCTCGCTGTTCGGCATGCCCTCCGATGGCGACGGCGGCGGTGACGGCCCCGCCCCGCTGCCGGTGGAGGACCTCACCCCGGTCGGGGTGGTGCCCGCCGCCGAGGAGGACCGGCTGCGCTGGGAGCGCGAGCTGCTCGGCATGTACCTCAGCGACCATCCGCTGCGGCGCATCAACGACACCCTGCGCACCCGTTGCGACACCACGATCGGCGAGCTGGGGCCGCACCTCGACGGCCTCATGGTGCAGATCGGCGGGGCGGTGCGCGAGCTGCGCACCGTGGTGCCGCGGCGCAGCTCGACCGGGCAGCGGATGGCCTTCCTTCAGATCGAGGACATGAGCGGCAGCTGCGAGGTGGTGGTGTTCGCACGCACCTTCGAGGAGTGCGCGTCGCTGCTCACCCCGGACAGCGTGGTGGTGGTGCGGGGCAAGGTGGAGGCGCAGTCGCGCGGCGACGACGACGAGCGTGGCGGCGAGCCCGAGCCCGCCAAGATCATCGCCGAGGCGGTGTTCGGGCTCGAGGACCCGCGGCTGCTCACCTGGCGGCGCAACGCCACCGTGCACCTTGCGCTCGGCGCCGCCCACGTCCCGCTGCTGGGACCATTGCGCGAGGCGCTCGAGCTGCACCGCGGGGACGCCCCGGTGGTGCTCCACGTCGAGCTTCCCGAGAAGGTCGACCAGGTCAGCCTGGCCGAGGGCTTCGGCGTCGACCCCGGTCCGCCGCTGGAGCGGGCGGTGACCGCGCTGCTCGGCGAGGGCTCCTACCGGCTGGAGCTGCGCCGGGACCGCGCCGCCCCCCGCGATCCCCGACGCGTCCGCGGCCGCAACGGCGGGGCACCTCCCCCCTGA
- a CDS encoding S8 family serine peptidase — protein MPATDPAPQVPGLHPFDLHSAYGLPAGGSGGRTVAVVDAMDDPNAEADLAVYRSTFGLPACTTANGCFHKIAGTGGTAYPPPDAGWSKEVSVDLDMISAACPDCHILLVEAATPDLPVLAAAEDTAAAWPGVVAISNSFGVGEQSAELGWDAHFHHPGIAIVAASGDSGFGTVYPATSPYVTAVGGTTLQRASSSRGWSETAWSGSGSGCSAYEPKPAWQHDPGCSNRTTADVAAVADPATGVSVYDTYQSSGWSVAGGTSAAAPVIAGAFVLAGNATTAGPGYPYAHSGGLNDVTSGTNTLLCFSGYQCAAGPGYDGPTGMGTPNGTTAF, from the coding sequence ATGCCCGCCACCGACCCGGCGCCGCAGGTGCCCGGCCTCCACCCGTTCGACCTCCACTCCGCCTACGGCCTGCCCGCCGGCGGATCCGGCGGACGCACCGTCGCCGTGGTCGACGCCATGGACGACCCCAACGCCGAGGCCGACCTGGCGGTCTACCGCTCCACCTTCGGCCTGCCCGCGTGCACCACCGCCAACGGCTGCTTCCACAAGATCGCCGGCACCGGCGGCACCGCCTATCCGCCGCCGGACGCCGGCTGGTCGAAGGAGGTCTCGGTCGACCTCGACATGATCTCGGCGGCCTGCCCCGACTGCCACATCCTGCTGGTCGAGGCGGCGACGCCCGACCTGCCGGTGCTCGCCGCCGCCGAGGACACCGCCGCCGCCTGGCCGGGGGTGGTGGCGATCAGCAACAGCTTCGGCGTCGGCGAGCAGTCCGCCGAGCTGGGCTGGGACGCGCACTTCCACCACCCCGGCATCGCGATCGTCGCCGCCTCGGGCGACAGCGGCTTCGGCACCGTCTACCCGGCGACGTCGCCGTACGTCACCGCCGTGGGCGGCACCACCCTGCAGCGGGCATCGAGCTCGCGCGGCTGGAGCGAGACCGCGTGGTCGGGGTCGGGAAGCGGCTGCAGCGCCTACGAGCCCAAGCCCGCCTGGCAGCACGACCCCGGCTGCTCGAACCGCACCACCGCCGACGTCGCCGCGGTCGCCGACCCGGCCACCGGGGTGAGCGTGTACGACACCTACCAGTCGAGCGGCTGGTCGGTCGCGGGCGGCACCAGCGCGGCCGCCCCGGTCATCGCGGGCGCCTTCGTTCTCGCCGGGAACGCGACCACCGCGGGCCCCGGCTACCCCTACGCCCACAGCGGCGGGCTGAACGACGTCACCTCGGGGACGAACACCCTCCTCTGCTTCTCCGGCTACCAGTGCGCCGCCGGCCCCGGCTACGACGGCCCCACCGGGATGGGGACGCCGAACGGCACCACGGCGTTCTAG
- a CDS encoding response regulator transcription factor, with protein sequence MRDLAFVAIAAPAASDNAAMDTAPAVEPLRILVVEDDRALRGMLVSAAEGAGYAVVAVGDGLAAGRELRTRLFDAVLLDIGLPLVDGWHILTDLEGRGIPPVIVISARGEERDKVRALDLGADDYLAKPFGSEELLARLRAVLRRARPPAEPSRLVHAGDVTVDLGARTVVRAGAEVRLTPTERALIVELARHAGRVVDHRSLLRRVWGPEYAGERNYLRTFVQRLRLKLEADPAEPRLIVTVDREGYRFGTPAPLPPRTTPAPGG encoded by the coding sequence GTGCGCGATCTGGCGTTCGTCGCGATCGCCGCCCCGGCGGCGTCCGACAATGCGGCCATGGACACCGCGCCCGCCGTGGAGCCGCTGCGCATCCTCGTGGTCGAGGACGACCGCGCCCTCCGCGGCATGCTCGTCTCCGCCGCCGAGGGGGCCGGCTACGCCGTGGTCGCCGTCGGCGACGGCCTCGCCGCCGGCCGCGAGCTGCGCACCCGCCTCTTCGACGCGGTGCTGCTCGACATCGGCCTCCCCCTGGTCGACGGCTGGCACATCCTCACCGATCTGGAGGGCCGCGGCATCCCGCCGGTGATCGTCATCAGCGCCCGCGGCGAGGAGCGCGACAAGGTGCGCGCCCTCGACCTCGGCGCCGACGACTACCTGGCCAAGCCGTTCGGGTCCGAGGAGCTGCTGGCGCGGCTGCGCGCCGTGCTCCGGCGCGCCCGCCCGCCCGCGGAGCCGTCGCGGCTCGTCCACGCCGGCGACGTCACCGTCGACCTCGGAGCACGCACCGTCGTCCGCGCCGGCGCCGAGGTGCGCCTCACGCCCACCGAGCGGGCGCTGATCGTGGAGCTGGCGCGCCACGCCGGCCGCGTCGTCGACCACCGCAGCCTGCTGCGCCGGGTCTGGGGGCCTGAGTACGCGGGCGAGCGGAACTACCTGCGCACCTTCGTCCAGCGGCTGCGCCTCAAGCTCGAGGCCGACCCCGCCGAGCCGCGGCTCATCGTCACCGTCGACCGCGAGGGCTACCGCTTCGGAACGCCCGCGCCGCTCCCGCCCCGGACTACCCCGGCACCGGGAGGCTGA
- a CDS encoding HAMP domain-containing sensor histidine kinase, protein MPGSGRRRAVRAVLAIAAAVGGPVALTGPLLSISSRPREYVFVYLAYVAVIGVLGGLWPALLAAGAGFLLADYYFVPPVRTLTLFDEFDLVNLTMLAGTALLVGGLVSRRRRAQRRAVALAGELSLANAELVRRNRDQEEAARVALELERTQRQVHILEETDRARQDLLANVSHELRTPLASILTGSTALLGRADLAPARDELASIAAEARRLGRLVGDMLDMARIEGGALDLQREPTDAAEAVQAAVDRLHRHSPGRPVAWDGEGAAGVRVLADWDRLAQILDNLLGNADRLAPPGTPLTVDVGAGGGAVVIGVADHGPGVPAEHRERIFDRFVRGDGAAPGTGLGLAIVRGLVEAQGGRVWFEDAPGGGARFAFSLPVPG, encoded by the coding sequence ATGCCGGGCTCGGGGCGGCGCCGCGCGGTCCGGGCGGTGCTCGCGATCGCCGCCGCGGTCGGCGGACCGGTGGCGCTCACCGGCCCGCTGCTGTCGATCTCCAGCCGCCCCCGCGAGTACGTGTTCGTCTACCTCGCGTACGTCGCGGTCATCGGCGTGCTCGGAGGGCTCTGGCCGGCGCTGCTCGCCGCGGGGGCCGGCTTCCTGCTCGCGGACTACTACTTCGTCCCGCCGGTCCGCACCCTGACCCTGTTCGACGAGTTCGACCTCGTCAACCTCACCATGCTCGCCGGGACCGCCCTCCTGGTCGGCGGCCTGGTCTCGCGCCGGCGCCGGGCGCAGCGGCGCGCGGTGGCGCTGGCCGGGGAGCTCAGCCTCGCCAACGCGGAGCTGGTGCGGCGCAACCGCGACCAGGAGGAGGCGGCGCGGGTGGCGCTGGAGCTGGAGCGCACCCAGCGCCAGGTGCACATCCTCGAGGAGACCGACCGCGCCCGGCAGGACCTGCTCGCCAACGTGTCCCACGAGCTGCGCACCCCGCTGGCCAGCATCCTCACCGGCAGCACCGCGCTGCTCGGCCGCGCCGACCTGGCGCCGGCGCGCGACGAGCTCGCCTCCATCGCCGCCGAGGCACGGCGGCTGGGCCGGCTGGTCGGCGACATGCTCGACATGGCGCGGATCGAGGGGGGCGCGCTCGACCTCCAGCGCGAGCCCACCGACGCCGCCGAGGCGGTGCAGGCGGCGGTCGACCGCCTCCACCGGCACAGCCCGGGGCGGCCGGTCGCCTGGGACGGGGAGGGCGCCGCCGGGGTGCGGGTCCTCGCCGACTGGGACCGGCTGGCGCAGATCCTCGACAACCTCCTCGGCAACGCCGACCGCCTGGCGCCGCCGGGGACGCCGCTGACCGTCGACGTCGGCGCCGGCGGCGGCGCGGTGGTGATCGGCGTCGCCGACCACGGCCCGGGGGTGCCGGCCGAGCACCGCGAGCGCATCTTCGACCGCTTCGTCCGCGGCGACGGCGCCGCCCCCGGCACCGGGTTGGGGCTGGCCATCGTCCGGGGCCTGGTGGAGGCGCAGGGGGGCCGGGTCTGGTTCGAGGACGCACCCGGTGGCGGGGCCCGGTTCGCCTTCAGCCTCCCGGTGCCGGGGTAG
- a CDS encoding APC family permease, producing MDAAPGATPEARLDAAEAHALREAGRAWSDFPAADSVDPDLRGHERRGTLPGDRYVRGVRPRRQGFQPVAPGVLQATAEASAPPTGLAHVMHRVRHALIGAPLASSQAVHERLTRVKALAVLSSDALSSVAYATEQILVVLVTAGAVAYGALLPIMGATLALLAVVVLSYRQTIKAYPHGGGSYIVASDNLGHLAGLVAGCALMTSYTLTVAVSVASGVDAIISAAPGLEAFRVQLCVGFTLVLLVGNLRGIRESGSLFAAPTYLFIAGMLVMVVTMGVRLATGSLHGAPPHIEHATQSLGLFLVLRAFASGATALTGVEAISDGVPAFKPPEWVNARTTLTTMGVLLGLMFLGITLCTHVLGVVPEDPARAGYQTVISQLAHSAFGSGAAYLYIAVTTTGILVLAGNTAFSDFPRLLFFMARDDFAPHQFARLGDRLAYSNGIVLLAALAVLLLVGFHGDVSRLIPLYAVGVFTAFTMSQAGMVARWLRRREPGWHRGLPLNILGTVTCATVLLVTGASNLTRGAWIIVVIVPLLVLTCRAVNRHYREVGSYIKTETPMAPGDVHIVCVVPIAGLNSVALQSLALARGISDSVIAVHVSDNLQEIADLRARWQAWGNRVPLEIIDSPYRSLVRPLLTYVAAIQRQRHDATVVVVLPELVATRWWHQVLHNQSALRLKAALLFRPGIVTVNVPYHLRPLEPVRHRTHHEDEAL from the coding sequence GTGGATGCGGCACCCGGCGCCACCCCCGAGGCTCGCCTCGACGCGGCGGAGGCGCACGCCCTCCGCGAGGCGGGACGTGCCTGGAGCGACTTCCCCGCCGCCGACTCGGTCGACCCCGACCTGCGCGGCCACGAGCGCCGCGGCACCCTCCCCGGCGACAGGTACGTGCGTGGGGTGCGTCCCCGGCGGCAGGGGTTCCAGCCGGTGGCGCCCGGGGTGCTCCAGGCCACCGCCGAGGCGAGCGCGCCCCCCACCGGCCTCGCCCACGTGATGCACCGGGTCCGCCATGCCCTGATCGGGGCGCCGCTCGCCTCCTCGCAGGCGGTGCACGAGCGCCTCACCCGGGTGAAGGCGCTTGCCGTGCTCTCCTCCGACGCGCTCTCCTCGGTGGCCTACGCGACCGAGCAGATCCTGGTGGTCCTGGTGACCGCGGGCGCGGTCGCCTACGGCGCCCTGCTGCCGATCATGGGCGCCACCCTGGCGCTGCTCGCGGTGGTGGTGCTCAGCTACCGGCAGACGATCAAGGCGTATCCGCACGGCGGCGGCTCGTACATCGTCGCCAGCGACAACCTGGGCCATCTCGCGGGCCTGGTGGCGGGATGCGCGCTGATGACCTCGTACACGCTGACGGTGGCGGTCTCGGTGGCCAGCGGCGTCGACGCCATCATCAGCGCCGCCCCCGGCCTGGAGGCGTTCCGGGTGCAGCTCTGCGTCGGCTTCACCCTGGTGCTGCTGGTCGGCAACCTGCGCGGCATCCGCGAGTCGGGGAGCCTCTTCGCCGCCCCCACCTACCTGTTCATCGCCGGGATGCTGGTGATGGTGGTGACGATGGGCGTGCGCCTCGCCACCGGCTCGCTCCACGGGGCGCCGCCGCACATCGAGCACGCCACCCAGAGCCTGGGCCTGTTCCTGGTGCTGCGCGCCTTCGCCTCGGGGGCGACCGCGCTCACCGGGGTGGAGGCGATCAGCGACGGGGTGCCCGCGTTCAAGCCGCCGGAGTGGGTGAACGCGCGCACCACCCTGACCACCATGGGGGTGCTGCTCGGGCTGATGTTCCTCGGCATCACCCTCTGCACCCACGTGCTCGGGGTGGTGCCCGAGGACCCCGCCAGGGCCGGCTACCAGACCGTCATCTCCCAGCTCGCCCACTCCGCCTTCGGCTCCGGCGCCGCCTACCTCTACATCGCCGTGACCACCACCGGCATCCTCGTGCTCGCCGGCAACACCGCCTTCTCGGACTTCCCCCGGCTGCTCTTCTTCATGGCCCGGGACGACTTCGCGCCCCACCAGTTCGCCCGCCTCGGCGACCGGCTCGCGTACAGCAACGGCATCGTCCTCCTGGCGGCGCTGGCGGTGCTGCTGCTGGTGGGCTTCCACGGCGACGTGTCGCGGCTGATCCCGCTCTACGCGGTCGGGGTCTTCACCGCCTTCACCATGTCCCAGGCGGGGATGGTGGCGCGCTGGCTGCGGCGGCGCGAGCCGGGCTGGCATCGGGGGCTGCCGCTGAACATCCTCGGCACCGTCACCTGCGCCACCGTGCTGCTGGTGACCGGCGCCTCGAACCTCACCCGCGGGGCGTGGATCATCGTCGTCATCGTGCCCCTGCTGGTGCTCACCTGCCGCGCCGTCAACCGCCACTACCGCGAGGTGGGCTCGTACATCAAGACGGAGACGCCGATGGCGCCGGGCGACGTGCACATCGTGTGCGTGGTGCCGATCGCCGGCCTGAACTCGGTGGCGCTGCAGAGCCTGGCGCTGGCCCGGGGCATCTCCGACTCGGTCATCGCCGTGCACGTCAGCGACAACCTCCAGGAGATCGCCGACCTCCGGGCGCGCTGGCAGGCCTGGGGCAACCGGGTGCCCTTGGAGATCATCGACTCCCCCTACCGCTCGCTGGTGCGCCCGCTGCTCACCTACGTCGCCGCCATCCAGCGGCAGCGTCACGACGCCACCGTGGTGGTGGTGCTCCCCGAGCTGGTGGCGACCCGCTGGTGGCACCAGGTGCTGCACAACCAGAGCGCGCTGCGCCTCAAGGCGGCGCTGCTCTTCCGCCCCGGGATCGTGACCGTCAACGTCCCCTACCACCTCCGCCCGCTCGAGCCGGTGCGCCACCGCACCCACCACGAGGACGAGGCGCTCTGA
- a CDS encoding universal stress protein, translating to MDARPRLEVLPRERPQPLRRLCVIAGVDGSPLSDRVLRWCASLAAVADLEVVAVYALEERSYPPHFHHRLPRAADRTHAGWRDEIRARIDLEWCAPLHLPGVRRRIVVGDGRPWEVLARAARRHDADLAVVGCRPRGTLVEALRPGVSRRLPRRSPCPVVVVPEAPAGLEDTGPVAPPLERILVGSDGGAAAAAALGWAAGLAADLDAEMVVARVIAAGDAPPQPAAGTARRPRVVDDVTATLEQEFAALGSGVRPRRRTAVLVGDAPAMLLALAESETAGLVVLGVEEGRRPSWLRAGAVVSRLTRSAPCPVALVASGAASTENGSSRRTDDMSTETQRPRGVRFAAGTVVSPGEYRNCDTGTVRYFDGHTPLPGGVNSASWQQVSDHHHPSAAARPSRGTMPETAAHPVRFAAGAMVSPGEYRNCDTGAVRYFDGTTPLPGSANSASWQQVSDHQHPSSAGHQPEQRHSMPDTASRPVRFPAGTMVSPGEYRNCETGAVRYFDGSTPLPGGSNASSWQQVSDHHHPGAPARS from the coding sequence ATGGATGCCCGTCCCCGCCTCGAGGTGCTGCCGCGGGAGCGCCCGCAGCCGCTCCGGCGGCTCTGCGTGATCGCGGGGGTGGACGGCTCGCCACTCTCCGACCGGGTGCTGCGCTGGTGCGCCTCGCTCGCCGCCGTCGCCGATCTCGAGGTGGTTGCGGTGTACGCGCTCGAGGAGCGGAGCTACCCGCCCCACTTCCACCACCGGCTGCCCCGCGCCGCCGACCGCACCCACGCCGGCTGGCGGGACGAGATCCGCGCCCGCATCGACCTGGAGTGGTGCGCGCCGCTGCACCTTCCCGGGGTGCGCCGCCGCATCGTGGTCGGCGACGGCCGCCCCTGGGAGGTGCTGGCCCGGGCGGCGCGGCGCCACGACGCCGACCTCGCGGTGGTGGGCTGCCGCCCCCGGGGCACGCTGGTCGAGGCGCTCCGTCCGGGGGTGTCGCGCCGGCTCCCGCGGCGGTCGCCCTGCCCCGTCGTGGTGGTGCCCGAGGCCCCCGCCGGGCTCGAGGACACCGGCCCCGTCGCGCCGCCGCTGGAGCGGATCCTGGTCGGCTCCGACGGGGGGGCCGCCGCCGCCGCCGCGCTGGGCTGGGCCGCCGGCCTGGCCGCCGACCTCGACGCCGAGATGGTGGTGGCGCGGGTGATCGCCGCCGGCGACGCCCCTCCCCAGCCGGCGGCGGGCACGGCCCGGCGGCCGCGGGTCGTCGACGACGTCACCGCCACCCTCGAGCAGGAGTTTGCCGCCCTCGGCTCCGGGGTACGACCTCGTCGCCGGACCGCGGTGCTGGTGGGCGACGCCCCGGCGATGCTCCTGGCCCTCGCCGAGTCCGAGACCGCCGGCCTGGTGGTGCTCGGCGTCGAGGAGGGCCGCCGGCCCTCGTGGCTGCGAGCCGGGGCGGTGGTGTCCCGGCTGACGCGCAGCGCTCCCTGCCCCGTGGCGCTGGTGGCCTCCGGCGCCGCATCCACCGAGAACGGATCCTCACGGAGAACAGACGACATGAGCACCGAGACCCAGCGCCCCCGCGGCGTCCGCTTCGCCGCGGGCACGGTGGTGAGCCCGGGCGAGTACCGCAACTGCGACACCGGCACGGTGCGGTACTTCGACGGCCACACCCCGCTCCCCGGCGGCGTGAACTCCGCCTCCTGGCAGCAGGTGAGCGACCACCACCATCCCTCGGCCGCCGCCCGTCCCTCCCGCGGCACGATGCCGGAGACCGCCGCCCACCCGGTGCGGTTCGCCGCCGGCGCGATGGTGAGCCCGGGCGAGTACCGCAACTGCGACACCGGGGCGGTGCGCTACTTCGACGGCACCACCCCGCTCCCCGGAAGCGCCAACTCGGCCTCCTGGCAGCAGGTGTCCGACCACCAGCACCCCTCGAGCGCGGGGCACCAGCCCGAGCAGCGGCACTCGATGCCCGACACCGCGTCGCGGCCGGTGCGCTTCCCCGCCGGCACCATGGTCAGTCCCGGCGAGTACCGCAACTGCGAGACCGGCGCGGTGCGCTACTTCGACGGCAGCACCCCGCTTCCCGGGGGCAGCAACGCGTCCTCCTGGCAGCAGGTCTCGGACCACCACCACCCCGGGGCGCCGGCGCGCTCCTGA